A genomic segment from Gorilla gorilla gorilla isolate KB3781 chromosome 3, NHGRI_mGorGor1-v2.1_pri, whole genome shotgun sequence encodes:
- the TMEM192 gene encoding transmembrane protein 192 isoform X1 gives MAAGGRMEDGSLDITQSIEDDPLLDAQLLPHHSLQAHFRPRFHPLPTVIIVNLLWFIHLVFVVLAFLTGVLCSYPNPNEDKCPGNYTNPLKVQTVIILGKVILWILHLLLECYIQYHHSKIRNRGYNLIYRSTRHLKRLALMIQSSGNTVLLLILCMQHSFPEPGRLYLDLILAILALELICSLICLLIYTVKIRRFNKAKPEPDILEEEKIYAYPSNITSETGFRTISSLEEIVEKQGDTIEYLKRHNALLSKRLLALTSSDLGCQPSRT, from the exons GGTTCCTTGGATATCACCCAGAGTATTGAAGACGACCCACTTCTGGATGCCCAGCTTCTCCCACACCACTCATTACAAGCTCACTTTAGACCCCGATTCCATCCTCTTCCTACAGTCATCATAGTGAATCTTCTGTGGTTTATTCAT CTCGTGTTTGTTGTTTTAGCATTTTTAACAGGTGTGCTTTGTTCTTATCCTAATCCAAATGAGGACAAGTGCCCAGGAAATTACACAAACCCACTGAAAGTTCAGACGGTTATAATCCTTGggaaagttattttgtggatccTCCATTTACTCCTTGAATGCTACATCCAGTATCACCACAGCAAAATCAGAAACCGAGGCTATAACTTGATCTACCGATCAACAAGGCATCTCAAGAGACTTGCATTGATGATACAGTCCTCTG GCAACACAGTGCTTCTCCTCATACTATGCATGCAGCACTCCTTCCCAGAGCCTGGCAGATTGTATCTTGACCTCATTCTGGCCATCTTGGCACTGGAACTCATCTGTTCCCTGATATGTCTCCTCATTTACACAG TGAAAATCCGGAGATTTAATAAAGCTAAACCAGAGCCTGATAtacttgaagaagaaaaaatctaTGCTTACCCCAGCAATATTACCTCAGAGACTGGATTCAG GACTATTTCAAGCCTAGAAGAAATTGTTGAAAAGCAAGGAGACACCATTGAATACCTGAAGCGACACAATGCGCTGCTGAGTAAGCGATTGTTGGCTCTCACTTCCTCAGACCTGGGCTGTCAGCCAAGTAGAACGTGA
- the TMEM192 gene encoding transmembrane protein 192 isoform X2 has protein sequence MAAGGRMEDGSLDITQSIEDDPLLDAQLLPHHSLQAHFRPRFHPLPTVIIVNLLWFIHLVFVVLAFLTGVLCSYPNPNEDKCPGNYTNPLKVQTVIILGKVILWILHLLLECYIQYHHSKIRNRGYNLIYRSTRHLKRLALMIQSSVKIRRFNKAKPEPDILEEEKIYAYPSNITSETGFRTISSLEEIVEKQGDTIEYLKRHNALLSKRLLALTSSDLGCQPSRT, from the exons GGTTCCTTGGATATCACCCAGAGTATTGAAGACGACCCACTTCTGGATGCCCAGCTTCTCCCACACCACTCATTACAAGCTCACTTTAGACCCCGATTCCATCCTCTTCCTACAGTCATCATAGTGAATCTTCTGTGGTTTATTCAT CTCGTGTTTGTTGTTTTAGCATTTTTAACAGGTGTGCTTTGTTCTTATCCTAATCCAAATGAGGACAAGTGCCCAGGAAATTACACAAACCCACTGAAAGTTCAGACGGTTATAATCCTTGggaaagttattttgtggatccTCCATTTACTCCTTGAATGCTACATCCAGTATCACCACAGCAAAATCAGAAACCGAGGCTATAACTTGATCTACCGATCAACAAGGCATCTCAAGAGACTTGCATTGATGATACAGTCCTCTG TGAAAATCCGGAGATTTAATAAAGCTAAACCAGAGCCTGATAtacttgaagaagaaaaaatctaTGCTTACCCCAGCAATATTACCTCAGAGACTGGATTCAG GACTATTTCAAGCCTAGAAGAAATTGTTGAAAAGCAAGGAGACACCATTGAATACCTGAAGCGACACAATGCGCTGCTGAGTAAGCGATTGTTGGCTCTCACTTCCTCAGACCTGGGCTGTCAGCCAAGTAGAACGTGA